From Epinephelus lanceolatus isolate andai-2023 chromosome 5, ASM4190304v1, whole genome shotgun sequence, the proteins below share one genomic window:
- the szl gene encoding sizzled, which yields MAVFFSVVLLAMACPSIAFDMGQSTRCVTIPNQMKVCKDVGYSEMRLPNFLGHSNLEGEVVPRSEDWRPLLQTGCHPQAQAFLCSLIAPVCLDTFIQPCRSLCVAVRDSCAPVLACQGHPWPEALDCDRFPAEEDMCLSPLAKFSHFAKDLPKPACQNCPSVEEAPAMKTVLDAFCQNDFAVTAKLHRHRLPVTEPEFEVEGRVEFIRQGPLLPYDTQHLLQQWLLINLRCANALVRPGRSQLYVLTGSVQPDGTLAISQLFPWHKRDANIAVATRKWKHHRC from the exons ATGGCTGTGTTCTTCAGTGTGGTTCTCCTGGCTATGGCATGTCCCTCGATTGCGTTTGACATGGGTCAGTCGACTCGTTGCGTCACCATCCCCAACCAAATGAAAGTCTGCAAAGATGTTGGATACTCTGAGATGAGGCTGCCTAACTTCTTGGGTCACAGCAACCTGGAAGGCGAGGTGGTGCCTCGTTCGGAGGATTGGAGACCCCTGCTGCAGACAGGCTGCCACCCTCAAGCCCAGGCCTTCCTCTGCTCCCTCATTGCTCCTGTCTGTCTCGACAC TTTTATCCAGCCATGCCGGAGTCTGTGTGTGGCAGTGAGGGACAGCTGTGCCCCGGTGCTCGCCTGCCAGGGTCACCCATGGCCCGAGGCACTTGATTGTGACCGCTTTCCTGCCGAGGAAGACATGTGCCTCTCTCCTCTTGCAAAGTTTAGCCACTTTGCCAAAG ACTTACCCAAACCTGCCTGCCAAAACTGCCCGTCTGTGGAGGAGGCTCCGGCAATGAAAACAGTCTTGGATGCTTTTTGCCAGAATGACTTTG CTGTGACTGCCAAACTTCATCGCCATCGCCTACCCGTGACAGAGCCAGAATTTGAGGTTGAGGGCCGTGTTGAGTTTATTCGCCAGGGACCTCTCCTGCCTTACGACACACAGCACCTACTCCAGCAGTGGCTCCTCATCAACCTGCGATGCGCTAACGCCCTCGTGCGCCCTGGACGCTCACAGCTGTACGTGCTGACTGGTTCTGTGCAGCCTGATGGCACCCTCGCTATCAGCCAACTCTTCCCTTGGCACAAAAGAGATGCTAACATCGCAGTGGCCACTCGCAAGTGGAAGCACCATAGATGTTGA